In Desulfoferula mesophila, the genomic window ACATCGACGAGAGCCTGTTGCCCGGCGAAAAGGCCGAGGCGGCTGCCCAACGCCTGGCCGCGGCCAAGGCGGCGGCGGTGGCCACCGGGCCCTATGACACGGTGCTGGCCGCCGACACCCTGGTGGTGCTGGGCGGGGAGATCATGGGCAAGCCCCAGGACGCCGCCGAGGCGGCCGCCATGCTGCGGCGGCTCTCCGGCGCGCAACACGAGGTCATCACCGGCTATTGCCTGCGCAACGAATCCTGGCACAAGGAGGGCATGGGCCGCAGCCTGGTGACCTTCCGCGAGCTGAGCGAGGCGGAGATCGCCGCCTACGTGGCCACCGGCGAGCCCCTGGACAAGGCCGGCGCCTATGCGGTGCAAGGCCTGGGCGGGGCGCTGGTCAAGGAGGTGAGCGGCTCCTACACCAACGTGGTGGGCCTGCCCCTGGCCGCGGTGATCGAGCTTCTCCTGCGCCAAGGCCTTATCCGGCCCGATGGACCGGCCTCATGAGCATCGCCGTTAACCTGGCCCTGATCACCGCGCGCATCGCGGCGGCGGCCAAAGCCTCGGGCCGCAAGCCCGAGCAGGTGCGCCTGGTGGCGGTGAGCAAAACGCACGGCCCCGGGGCGGTCAAGGAGGCCCTGGCCGCCGGGCAGATCCTCTTTGGCGAGAACTACGTGCAAGAGGCCCAGGACAAGATACCGGCGGTGGGCCCCGGCCCCTCCTGGCACTTCATCGGCCACTTGCAGAGCAACAAGGCCAAGGTGGTTGCCGAGCTTTTCGACGTGGTCCAGAGCGTGGACCGCCTCAAGCTGGCCAAGGCCCTGGACCGCCGGGCCGGCGAGTTGGGCCGCAAGCTGGGGGTGCTGTTGCAGGTCAACGTGGGCGGCGAAGCCCAGAAGTCCGGCTGCGCGCCCGCCGAGGCGGCGAACCTGGCCCAGGAAGTGGCCAAGCTGGAGCACCTGGAGCTTACCGGTCTCATGACCATGCCCCCGTTCTTTGACGATCCCCAGCGGGCCCGCCCGTTGTTCGCCCAACTGCGCGAGTTGGCCGTCCGCCTGGGCCGGGACCTGCCCGAAGGGGCCATGCGCCATTTGTCCATGGGTATGAGCGGCGACTTCGAAGCGGCCATCGCCGAGGGCGCCACCCTGGTGCGGGTGGGCACGGCCATTTTCGGCCAACGGGAATATTCCTAGCAAATACCACCGCGAATCAATGCGGCACGAGGCTCGGCCGGGCTACTACCTATCGCCCTGGCGCTGGCGCACGATCTCGAACAGCAGGGCTCCGGCGGCCACCGAGGCGTTGAGGCTCTCCACCCCTGGGGCCAGGGGCAGACTGGCCTGCATGTCGCACAGGGACATCAGGCGTGGGCCCACACCCTTGTGCTCCCCGCCCACCACCAGGGCCAGAGGCCGCCTCAGATCGTGCTCCCAGGGCGGCGGGGCCTGGCGGGTGGCCGCGGCCAAAAGCCACAGTCCCGCTTCCTGAAGCTCCTGGGCGGCGGCGCTCAGGTTGGTGACCCGGGCCACCGGCACCAAAGAGGCGGTCCCGGCGGCGGCCTTGAGGGCGGCCGGGGTCAGGGGGCAGGCCCGGTCCTTGGGCATGACCAGGCCCTGGGCCCCGGCGGCGGCGGCGCTGCGCAGGATGGCCCCCAGGTTGTGCGGGTCCTGGATGTGATCGGCCAGCACCACCAGGGCGGCATCCCCGGCGGCCTGGGCCGCCACGATGATCTGCTCCAACGGGGCGTAGTCATAGGCGGCCATGACCAGGGCCACTCCCTGGTGAGCGGCCCCACCGGCCAGCTCGTTGAGCCGCTGGCGGGGAGCCCGGCGCACCTTGACCCCGGCGGCG contains:
- a CDS encoding Maf family protein; translation: MYSLAPGVGLVLASASPRRREMLGNLGLTYRLAPSHIDESLLPGEKAEAAAQRLAAAKAAAVATGPYDTVLAADTLVVLGGEIMGKPQDAAEAAAMLRRLSGAQHEVITGYCLRNESWHKEGMGRSLVTFRELSEAEIAAYVATGEPLDKAGAYAVQGLGGALVKEVSGSYTNVVGLPLAAVIELLLRQGLIRPDGPAS
- the rlmB gene encoding 23S rRNA (guanosine(2251)-2'-O)-methyltransferase RlmB, which codes for MADSENSVIVGRHAVAQALAEQPKAAGELLLAAGDKNAALARLAEAARAAGVKVRRAPRQRLNELAGGAAHQGVALVMAAYDYAPLEQIIVAAQAAGDAALVVLADHIQDPHNLGAILRSAAAAGAQGLVMPKDRACPLTPAALKAAAGTASLVPVARVTNLSAAAQELQEAGLWLLAAATRQAPPPWEHDLRRPLALVVGGEHKGVGPRLMSLCDMQASLPLAPGVESLNASVAAGALLFEIVRQRQGDR
- a CDS encoding YggS family pyridoxal phosphate-dependent enzyme; this encodes MSIAVNLALITARIAAAAKASGRKPEQVRLVAVSKTHGPGAVKEALAAGQILFGENYVQEAQDKIPAVGPGPSWHFIGHLQSNKAKVVAELFDVVQSVDRLKLAKALDRRAGELGRKLGVLLQVNVGGEAQKSGCAPAEAANLAQEVAKLEHLELTGLMTMPPFFDDPQRARPLFAQLRELAVRLGRDLPEGAMRHLSMGMSGDFEAAIAEGATLVRVGTAIFGQREYS